From Levilactobacillus zymae, a single genomic window includes:
- a CDS encoding phosphotransferase: MKTLVMLSAAKVAEDMQQNFGAIYPAMIPVTDGERILDRTVAQYLDVYDRLFIAVNATDTTITDYVQYRELAIQPLEVADGLTLSESVAQVLAQLQDQGPLGTLTLVFGDTVVTVEDITQPDVVWTHPVGDAGRWTTVTVDDQQQLTFNDKVVPTQPTTDLQAAVGVFTLQAGDWLSDYWQADQDFYTNLCRYNQVYPLTPLTAQHWLDFGHSDKYVEAKQAVEARFFNHTTIDSQRGILRKESTDVDKFLGEIQWYLKLPKNLAYLAPRIFDYSLNYNAPFVEMEYFSYESLHNLFLYGNLELGFWREIVDELFFLRSEMGQYRVQVAPDEYQETVAEMYLNKTVDRLNRLVDEQEFFAQIAEQPLVINGQTYPSITEILTALPAVLAQSGVLTGDHFSVIHGDFCMSNVLYDNAQHVMRLIDLRGKFGRFDIYGDAKYDYAKMMHSFSGKYDYIISDMFKVSADTTGQIDYELDVTGNERQVGELFEQRLREHLGDAATYRQVQLIESLLFLSMIPLHQDKPQRQKAMLAVGVTKFAPFMAKITEG; the protein is encoded by the coding sequence TTGAAAACCTTAGTAATGCTCTCGGCCGCAAAGGTTGCCGAAGACATGCAGCAAAACTTCGGGGCCATCTATCCAGCGATGATTCCCGTGACCGACGGGGAACGGATTCTCGACCGCACCGTGGCCCAATACCTTGACGTCTACGATCGGCTGTTCATTGCGGTCAACGCAACCGACACCACAATCACCGATTACGTTCAATACCGGGAACTGGCGATTCAACCCTTAGAGGTCGCCGACGGGTTGACGCTGAGCGAATCGGTGGCCCAGGTTTTGGCGCAGCTGCAGGACCAGGGGCCTTTAGGGACGTTGACGCTGGTCTTTGGGGACACCGTAGTTACCGTTGAAGATATCACCCAGCCCGACGTGGTTTGGACCCATCCCGTGGGGGACGCCGGTCGGTGGACTACCGTGACGGTTGATGACCAGCAGCAATTGACCTTTAACGATAAGGTGGTGCCGACACAACCGACCACGGATTTACAAGCCGCAGTCGGTGTCTTCACCCTCCAAGCGGGGGACTGGTTAAGCGACTATTGGCAAGCTGATCAGGATTTTTACACCAACCTGTGTCGTTACAATCAAGTCTATCCACTAACGCCACTGACCGCGCAGCACTGGCTGGACTTCGGGCATAGTGATAAGTACGTGGAAGCCAAGCAAGCCGTGGAAGCCCGCTTCTTTAACCACACTACCATTGACTCGCAACGGGGAATTTTACGGAAAGAAAGTACCGACGTCGATAAGTTCTTGGGAGAGATCCAGTGGTACCTGAAGTTACCCAAGAATTTGGCGTACTTAGCGCCCCGAATTTTTGACTACTCGCTAAACTACAACGCGCCGTTCGTGGAGATGGAATATTTTTCCTATGAAAGTCTGCATAATTTGTTTCTTTACGGAAACCTAGAATTGGGATTCTGGCGCGAAATCGTTGATGAACTGTTCTTCCTGCGGTCCGAAATGGGACAATATCGAGTCCAAGTGGCTCCGGACGAATACCAGGAGACCGTTGCGGAAATGTATTTGAATAAAACGGTTGACCGCTTGAACCGGCTAGTTGACGAACAAGAATTCTTTGCCCAAATCGCCGAACAACCCTTGGTAATCAACGGGCAAACTTACCCCAGCATCACGGAAATTTTGACAGCGCTGCCAGCCGTGTTGGCCCAATCCGGGGTGCTGACCGGTGACCACTTTAGCGTGATCCACGGGGACTTTTGCATGAGTAACGTGTTGTACGACAACGCCCAACACGTGATGCGATTGATCGATCTCCGGGGGAAGTTCGGCCGGTTCGATATTTACGGGGACGCCAAGTACGATTACGCCAAAATGATGCACAGTTTCTCGGGGAAATACGATTACATCATTTCCGACATGTTCAAGGTCAGTGCGGATACGACGGGGCAGATCGATTACGAACTCGACGTGACGGGGAACGAACGGCAGGTCGGCGAATTATTCGAGCAGCGGTTACGTGAGCATTTAGGCGATGCGGCGACCTACCGGCAGGTGCAATTGATCGAATCACTGCTCTTCTTGAGTATGATTCCGCTCCACCAGGATAAGCCACAGCGGCAAAAAGCCATGTTGGCGGTTGGCGTCACCAAGTTTGCGCCGTTTATGGCGAAGATAACGGAGGGATAA
- a CDS encoding NTP transferase domain-containing protein produces the protein MQVVITMAGRGSRFRQVGYTQPKHEIVVRGRTLFEWAMDSLRDFKNEKFVFVVRQGAYDRDQLKQLIAAAEIENYEIVPIDAVTSGQAATVMAAMPAMNPHEGVAIYNIDTYVEPGHILRADLAACDGHLTTFKAPGDHWSFVKLDDQDHVVDVVEKRRISDLASVGFYYFDRFVDFAGLYHHHAADVRRDYGETYVAPFYHYFIQEHRGTITVKTIPADAVHVLGTPEELAVFRDEVPAE, from the coding sequence ATGCAAGTTGTGATTACAATGGCGGGCCGCGGGTCGCGCTTTCGGCAGGTGGGCTATACTCAGCCGAAGCACGAAATTGTGGTACGGGGCCGCACGCTCTTTGAGTGGGCCATGGACTCGTTACGCGATTTTAAAAATGAAAAGTTTGTGTTCGTGGTCCGGCAAGGCGCCTATGACCGCGACCAGTTGAAACAGTTGATTGCCGCGGCAGAAATTGAGAACTACGAAATCGTCCCAATCGATGCCGTGACGTCGGGACAGGCGGCTACCGTGATGGCGGCCATGCCGGCCATGAATCCCCACGAGGGGGTGGCCATCTATAACATCGATACCTACGTGGAACCGGGTCACATCTTACGCGCGGATTTGGCAGCATGCGACGGTCATTTGACCACGTTTAAGGCGCCCGGCGATCATTGGTCGTTCGTCAAGCTTGACGATCAGGACCACGTGGTCGACGTGGTCGAGAAGCGACGAATCTCTGATTTAGCGTCGGTCGGGTTTTACTATTTCGACCGATTCGTGGATTTTGCGGGGCTGTATCACCACCACGCTGCGGACGTCCGCAGAGATTACGGGGAGACCTACGTGGCCCCGTTTTACCATTACTTCATTCAAGAACACCGGGGGACCATCACGGTCAAGACGATTCCGGCCGACGCCGTGCACGTCTTAGGGACGCCCGAAGAGTTGGCGGTCTTTCGAGATGAGGTCCCTGCGGAATAG
- a CDS encoding CapA family protein, whose amino-acid sequence MAQKYDLEQHKICQSIGDEQTVVNAGLGNVATLLIFLRLMSNQRILPTTTLTVTAELLKHDQRTSLFSVNERVNARQLLNLMLTTSEPIVALAICQMVREQTARKMSSWYRSLPGYESLKGALANQTGRVRQTVKQTYSGKDLITLGILLSHLPSENLDLLHQTDVVQHEKYFYASTMLVKKGQLLGGYFWGQNGESAIAFDRRYLYVVLGATSSYDREVVLSQLVHQKTTALQNGDSDYATPQLAVRAKEPTITIIGDVYPGEFYTARRQKRNRWDPLVTQGYNYTFEKLQSYLQQTDLNIFNMESALVDDLKDSRLWQLKKFVLGSQPQPTLAAFKRANLNVALMANNHGADYEESGLRESVKYLDQAKMTHIGVGRDIDEATVPLRIKTGQGTLTVFNGYWYNDRNYRQLNVYPLIDKWGVAPITGVLLAKIKKERQDHPQNLIVVSPHWGVDFRDVTTKQRRLAKQLVAAGADMIVGHGAHALQGIEMLDGHPVIYGLGDAFFNSDGEFATYPTALPYGGLLEICWGKPTVGCTLRFIQANNQMTKFQPNWVTAADFEQIIQGLIQKKSDLSEWNINREDKSLQFNLGR is encoded by the coding sequence TTGGCGCAAAAGTATGATTTAGAGCAGCACAAAATTTGTCAGAGTATCGGTGATGAACAAACGGTCGTGAATGCTGGATTAGGTAACGTGGCCACACTTTTAATTTTTTTGAGGCTAATGAGCAATCAAAGAATTTTACCGACAACCACCCTCACTGTAACAGCGGAATTATTAAAGCACGACCAGCGAACCTCTCTATTTTCAGTTAATGAACGGGTCAATGCGCGACAATTACTCAATTTGATGCTAACCACTTCGGAACCCATCGTGGCGCTAGCCATTTGTCAAATGGTTCGAGAACAGACCGCTAGAAAGATGAGTAGTTGGTACCGCTCGTTACCTGGCTACGAAAGTTTAAAGGGAGCCCTTGCCAACCAAACGGGACGGGTCCGGCAAACGGTTAAACAAACTTACAGTGGAAAAGACTTGATCACCCTGGGGATTTTGTTGAGTCACTTACCGTCAGAGAATTTGGATTTGCTACATCAGACGGACGTTGTCCAGCATGAAAAATATTTCTATGCTTCAACGATGTTAGTAAAAAAGGGACAATTGCTGGGAGGCTATTTTTGGGGCCAAAATGGTGAGTCCGCGATTGCGTTTGATCGGCGCTATCTGTATGTAGTTTTGGGGGCGACGAGTAGTTACGATCGGGAGGTCGTCTTGTCGCAGCTGGTGCACCAAAAGACCACGGCTTTACAAAATGGCGACTCGGACTATGCGACGCCCCAACTTGCGGTGAGGGCTAAGGAGCCAACCATAACAATTATTGGAGATGTTTACCCGGGAGAATTTTACACGGCGCGCCGGCAGAAAAGAAACCGGTGGGATCCCTTGGTTACGCAAGGATATAACTATACATTTGAAAAACTACAGTCATACTTGCAACAAACGGATTTGAATATTTTTAATATGGAATCGGCCTTAGTTGATGATTTAAAGGATTCTCGCCTGTGGCAATTAAAGAAATTTGTATTGGGCAGTCAGCCCCAACCCACATTGGCGGCATTTAAGCGGGCGAATTTAAACGTTGCGTTGATGGCGAACAATCATGGGGCGGATTATGAAGAATCCGGATTACGTGAGTCGGTTAAGTATTTGGATCAGGCCAAGATGACGCATATCGGGGTGGGACGAGATATCGACGAGGCGACCGTTCCCTTGCGGATTAAAACCGGCCAGGGCACGCTCACCGTGTTTAACGGATATTGGTATAACGACAGGAATTATCGGCAATTGAACGTGTACCCATTGATTGATAAATGGGGAGTAGCGCCCATCACGGGAGTCCTTCTGGCAAAAATAAAAAAGGAACGTCAGGATCACCCGCAGAACTTAATCGTTGTTTCGCCGCACTGGGGCGTAGACTTTAGAGATGTCACCACTAAACAACGGCGGTTGGCAAAACAGTTGGTGGCGGCGGGAGCAGACATGATTGTGGGACACGGTGCGCACGCCTTGCAGGGGATAGAGATGCTAGATGGCCATCCGGTGATCTATGGCTTAGGGGACGCATTTTTTAATAGTGATGGTGAGTTTGCCACCTATCCCACCGCGTTGCCATACGGTGGTCTTTTGGAGATTTGCTGGGGTAAGCCGACCGTCGGATGCACCCTGCGATTTATCCAGGCGAATAATCAGATGACTAAATTTCAACCCAATTGGGTGACAGCGGCAGATTTTGAACAAATTATCCAGGGACTTATTCAGAAAAAAAGTGATCTCTCGGAATGGAACATTAATCGAGAAGACAAAAGTCTCCAATTCAATCTTGGACGATAG
- the nudC gene encoding NAD(+) diphosphatase, which translates to MGFAAATAAQLGWWYATHRFCSHCGHAYVPDTVERALTCPQCGQKIYPTIAPAIIVAVTHGDQLLLTKFLTGYDKYTLISGYAEIGETLEETVRREVHEEVGLSVHHIRYRGSQPWAASHALLVGFVAELDQSLPLTLETDELSQAKWFRRDELPHDDTTLSLSWSMIEAFRRGDL; encoded by the coding sequence TTGGGCTTTGCCGCGGCGACGGCGGCTCAACTGGGCTGGTGGTACGCCACCCATCGGTTCTGCAGTCACTGTGGTCACGCGTACGTGCCAGACACCGTTGAACGGGCCTTGACTTGTCCGCAGTGTGGCCAGAAGATTTATCCCACGATTGCCCCGGCAATCATTGTGGCGGTCACGCACGGCGACCAGCTCCTGTTGACTAAGTTTTTGACCGGTTACGACAAATATACCCTGATTTCCGGGTACGCCGAGATCGGGGAGACCCTCGAAGAAACGGTTCGCCGGGAGGTTCACGAAGAGGTCGGACTGAGCGTGCACCACATTCGCTACCGGGGTAGTCAACCCTGGGCGGCCTCGCACGCGTTACTGGTGGGCTTTGTGGCGGAGTTGGACCAGAGTCTCCCCCTCACGTTAGAGACCGATGAATTGTCCCAGGCAAAGTGGTTCCGGCGCGACGAGTTGCCCCACGACGATACTACGTTGAGCTTGTCGTGGAGCATGATCGAAGCCTTCCGCCGGGGCGACCTGTAA